A region of Streptomyces sp. R44 DNA encodes the following proteins:
- a CDS encoding pyruvate dehydrogenase codes for MAKQNVAEQFVDILVRAGVRRLYGVVGDSLNPVVDAIRRTRAIDWIQVRHEETAAFAAGAEAQITGSLAACAGSCGPGNLHLINGLYDAHRSMAPVLALASHIPSSEIGLSYFQETHPDQLFRECSHYSELISNPKQMPRLLHTAIQHAVGGRGVSVVSLPGDIASQPAPEKSAETALVTTRPTVRPGDAEIDALVRMIDEADRVTLFCGSGTAGAHPEVMQFAERIKSPVGHALRGKEWIQYDNPYDVGMSGLLGYGAAYEATHECDLLILLGTDFPYNAFLPDDVTIVQVDVRPEHLGRRSRLDLAVWGDVRETLRCVIPRVRAKTDRRFLDKMLKKHADALEGVVKAYTRKVEKHVPVHPEYVASVIDELADDDAVFTVDTGMCNVWAARYLSPNGRRRIIGSFSHGSMANALPQAIGAQFSDPGRQVVSLSGDGGFSMLMGDFLTLVQYDLPVKVIVFNNSSLSMVELEMLVAGLPSYGTTNKNPDFAAIARAAGAYGVRVEKPKQLAGALKDAFKHKGPALVDVVTDPNALSIPPKISADMVTGFALSASKIVLDGGVGRMLQMARSNLRNVPRP; via the coding sequence ATGGCCAAACAGAACGTGGCGGAACAGTTCGTCGACATCCTCGTCCGCGCGGGCGTCCGGCGCCTCTACGGAGTGGTCGGCGACAGCCTCAACCCGGTCGTCGACGCGATCCGCCGCACCCGGGCGATCGACTGGATCCAGGTGCGGCACGAGGAGACCGCCGCCTTCGCCGCGGGCGCCGAGGCCCAGATCACCGGCAGCCTCGCCGCCTGCGCCGGCTCCTGCGGGCCCGGCAACCTCCACCTCATCAACGGCCTGTACGACGCCCACCGCTCGATGGCCCCGGTCCTCGCGCTCGCCTCGCACATCCCGTCCAGCGAGATCGGCCTCTCCTACTTCCAGGAGACCCACCCGGACCAGCTGTTCCGCGAGTGCAGCCACTACAGCGAACTCATCTCGAACCCGAAGCAGATGCCCCGGCTGCTCCACACGGCGATCCAGCACGCCGTCGGCGGCCGCGGCGTCAGCGTCGTCTCGCTGCCCGGCGACATCGCCTCCCAGCCGGCCCCCGAGAAGTCGGCGGAGACCGCGCTCGTCACCACCCGGCCCACCGTCCGTCCCGGGGACGCCGAGATCGACGCCCTCGTCCGGATGATCGACGAGGCCGACCGCGTGACGCTCTTCTGCGGCAGCGGCACGGCGGGGGCGCACCCCGAGGTGATGCAGTTCGCCGAGCGGATCAAATCACCGGTCGGCCACGCCCTGCGGGGCAAGGAGTGGATCCAGTACGACAATCCGTACGACGTCGGCATGAGCGGTCTGCTCGGGTACGGCGCCGCCTACGAGGCCACCCACGAGTGCGATCTGCTGATCCTGCTCGGCACCGACTTCCCGTACAACGCCTTCCTGCCCGACGACGTGACGATCGTGCAGGTGGACGTCCGGCCCGAGCATCTCGGCCGCCGCTCCCGGCTCGACCTGGCCGTCTGGGGCGACGTCCGCGAGACCCTGCGCTGTGTGATCCCGCGGGTCCGCGCCAAGACCGACCGCCGCTTCCTCGACAAGATGCTGAAGAAGCACGCCGACGCGCTGGAGGGCGTCGTCAAGGCGTACACCCGCAAGGTCGAGAAGCACGTCCCGGTGCACCCCGAGTACGTGGCCTCCGTCATCGACGAACTGGCCGACGACGACGCGGTCTTCACGGTCGACACCGGCATGTGCAACGTCTGGGCGGCCCGCTACCTCTCGCCCAACGGGCGGCGCAGGATCATCGGCTCGTTCAGCCACGGCTCCATGGCGAACGCCCTGCCGCAGGCGATCGGCGCCCAGTTCAGCGACCCGGGCCGCCAGGTCGTCTCGCTCTCCGGCGACGGCGGCTTCTCGATGCTGATGGGCGACTTCCTGACCCTCGTCCAGTACGACCTGCCCGTGAAGGTGATCGTCTTCAACAACTCCTCGCTCAGCATGGTCGAGCTGGAGATGCTGGTCGCCGGGCTCCCCTCGTACGGGACGACGAACAAGAACCCGGACTTCGCCGCGATCGCCCGCGCCGCCGGGGCCTACGGCGTGCGGGTCGAGAAGCCCAAGCAGCTCGCGGGCGCGCTCAAGGACGCCTTCAAGCACAAGGGACCCGCCCTGGTCGACGTCGTCACCGACCCCAACGCGCTCTCCATCCCGCCGAAGATCAGCGCCGACATGGTGACCGGCTTCGCGCTCTCCGCCAGCAAGATCGTCCTGGACGGGGGAGTGGGCCGGATGCTCCAGATGGCCCGATCCAACCTGCGCAACGTGCCCAGACCCTGA
- a CDS encoding ATP-binding protein, with translation MAGEARQPTQLLRKVGCADLTAVPEVRHALRELLRKWGGPGASDVAELLTSELVTNALVHTEHGAVVTATVVPEQLRVEVRDFVSGLERPPVPPADDGTHGRGLVLVQALADSWGVEDHGVGKVVWFELNGGAA, from the coding sequence ATGGCCGGGGAGGCACGACAGCCGACTCAACTGCTCAGAAAGGTGGGATGCGCGGATCTCACCGCGGTGCCGGAGGTGCGACATGCCCTGCGTGAACTGCTGCGGAAGTGGGGCGGACCGGGCGCCTCCGACGTGGCCGAACTGCTCACCAGCGAACTGGTGACGAACGCCCTGGTCCACACCGAGCACGGGGCCGTCGTGACCGCGACGGTCGTCCCCGAGCAGTTGAGGGTCGAGGTCCGGGACTTCGTGTCCGGACTGGAGCGGCCGCCCGTACCGCCCGCCGACGACGGTACGCACGGCCGGGGCCTCGTCCTCGTCCAGGCCCTCGCCGACTCCTGGGGGGTCGAGGACCACGGGGTGGGCAAGGTGGTCTGGTTCGAACTGAACGGCGGGGCCGCCTAG
- a CDS encoding DUF456 domain-containing protein, translating to MGVWQLLMIATVMLLGLFGVLAPGVPGTWLVWAAMLWWSLHERTDLAWILLASSTGLLLLTQVIVWQLPPRRFRGVGITRRMVTYAGVGAVLGFVLLPVVGAIPGFVGGIYLSERLRLGGHGQARAATRTVMRAAGTSVLVELFACLLIVGAWAGAVIWG from the coding sequence GTGGGTGTGTGGCAGCTCCTGATGATCGCGACGGTGATGCTGCTCGGTCTGTTCGGGGTGCTCGCGCCCGGCGTGCCGGGAACGTGGCTGGTGTGGGCGGCGATGCTCTGGTGGTCGCTGCACGAGCGGACGGACCTCGCCTGGATCCTCCTCGCCTCCTCGACCGGCCTGCTGCTCCTCACCCAGGTGATCGTCTGGCAGCTGCCGCCGCGCCGCTTCCGGGGCGTCGGCATCACCCGGCGCATGGTGACGTACGCGGGGGTGGGCGCCGTCCTGGGCTTCGTCCTGCTCCCGGTGGTCGGCGCGATCCCCGGCTTCGTCGGCGGGATCTACCTCTCGGAGCGGCTCCGCCTCGGCGGCCACGGCCAGGCGAGGGCGGCGACCCGGACCGTGATGCGGGCGGCCGGCACGAGCGTGCTCGTCGAGCTCTTCGCCTGCCTGCTGATCGTGGGCGCGTGGGCGGGGGCGGTGATCTGGGGCTGA
- a CDS encoding protein phosphatase 2C domain-containing protein has product MTQQGDNWWDKLYDDAEPDAAPTASGDTLDDHFDTTPRAVPSPVTAQDPVPQDPMPRDPLPQVPVPYHPVAYDPVAYDPVPQVPATPPLAPPPAPVSGPAPWEAPRDLGPRTFPGPPPPPAAPPVETPTVRVPVLREPDAPEEPQADTGPAHDPDLTVAVSVPRPRTGFVGSRPPTYEAEPTALPVARPGELAELVADTVLDGARYGTCTLRAASVRGDSARYRGEPRRDALLTARFGHDETALVLVAVAAGSRAAEGAHLAAADACQWIAEAVCRSHARLSEDIRSGRRGDLKSGLHRLTDRTYGKLRARAAERDLAPDEYTATLRCLLVPADPECRTRVFFGIGGGGLFRLRDGSWQDLEPLLPEPAAVTGAPVVGFGSPPPVPEATEEGDRFTMDLGITTAPPLIEEPVPPPAEPFRFRASVARAGDTLLLASPGLAEPMRGEPALAHELAARWADAEPPGLAAFLADTQLRVTGYADDRTGVAVWEA; this is encoded by the coding sequence ATGACTCAGCAGGGGGACAACTGGTGGGACAAGCTCTACGACGACGCGGAGCCGGACGCGGCACCGACGGCCTCGGGTGACACACTCGACGACCACTTCGACACGACACCGCGCGCGGTGCCGAGCCCGGTGACGGCGCAGGACCCCGTGCCGCAGGACCCCATGCCGCGGGACCCGCTGCCCCAGGTCCCGGTCCCGTACCACCCGGTCGCGTACGACCCGGTCGCGTACGACCCGGTGCCGCAGGTCCCGGCGACGCCCCCGCTCGCGCCGCCACCGGCCCCCGTGTCCGGACCCGCGCCCTGGGAGGCGCCCCGGGATCTCGGGCCGCGGACCTTCCCGGGCCCGCCCCCGCCCCCGGCCGCCCCTCCCGTCGAGACGCCCACCGTCCGGGTGCCCGTGCTCCGGGAACCGGACGCCCCCGAGGAGCCGCAGGCCGACACCGGGCCCGCCCACGACCCCGACCTCACCGTCGCGGTGTCCGTGCCCCGGCCCAGGACCGGCTTCGTCGGGAGCCGGCCGCCCACCTACGAGGCCGAGCCCACCGCGCTGCCCGTCGCCCGGCCCGGTGAGCTCGCCGAACTCGTCGCCGACACCGTCCTCGACGGCGCGCGCTACGGCACCTGCACCCTGCGCGCCGCCTCCGTACGCGGCGACTCCGCCCGCTACCGGGGCGAACCCCGGCGCGACGCCCTGCTCACCGCCCGCTTCGGCCACGACGAGACCGCGCTCGTCCTCGTCGCCGTCGCCGCCGGCTCCCGCGCCGCCGAGGGCGCCCACCTCGCCGCCGCCGACGCCTGCCAGTGGATCGCCGAGGCCGTCTGCCGCAGCCACGCCCGGCTCTCCGAGGACATCAGGTCCGGCCGCCGCGGCGACCTCAAGTCCGGACTGCACCGGCTCACCGACAGGACCTACGGCAAGCTGCGGGCCCGCGCCGCCGAGCGGGACCTCGCCCCCGACGAGTACACCGCGACGCTCCGCTGCCTCCTCGTCCCCGCCGACCCCGAATGCCGCACGCGCGTCTTCTTCGGCATCGGCGGCGGCGGGCTCTTCCGGCTCCGCGACGGCTCCTGGCAGGACCTCGAACCGCTCCTGCCCGAACCGGCCGCCGTCACCGGCGCCCCCGTCGTCGGCTTCGGCTCGCCGCCCCCGGTGCCGGAAGCCACCGAGGAGGGGGACAGGTTCACCATGGACCTCGGCATCACCACCGCCCCGCCGCTCATCGAGGAGCCCGTACCCCCGCCCGCCGAGCCCTTCCGCTTCCGCGCCTCCGTGGCCCGCGCCGGCGACACCCTCCTCCTCGCCTCGCCCGGCCTCGCCGAGCCGATGCGCGGCGAACCGGCCCTCGCCCACGAGCTCGCCGCCCGCTGGGCCGACGCCGAGCCGCCGGGCCTCGCCGCCTTCCTCGCCGACACCCAGCTGAGGGTGACGGGTTACGCCGACGACCGTACGGGGGTGGCCGTCTGGGAGGCGTAA
- a CDS encoding helix-turn-helix domain-containing protein, translating to MLGAIGLDERQESAYRALVALGAAEVTDLAHRLALPEQDTERALRRLESQGLAAQSSARTGRWVAAPPGVALGALLTQQRHELEQAELAAKLLAEEYRAEAEEAAVHDLVEVVTGASAVTHRFLQLQLGAQEEVCALVTGKPIAVSGMENDAEEQAAGRGVRYRVVLEREVLSLPTGLLELSAALGREEKVRVADRVPTKLVVADRSLAMVPLTGRGAEPAAIVVHASGLLESLMGLFESVWREALPLRLGAGAQITEDEAPGPDVMDLEILSLLLAGMTDASVAKQLDLGLRTVQRRVKGLMELTGVTTRLQLGWHAYEKGWVARG from the coding sequence ATGCTGGGAGCGATAGGTCTCGACGAGCGCCAGGAGTCCGCGTACCGCGCCCTGGTCGCGCTGGGCGCGGCCGAGGTCACCGATCTCGCGCACCGGCTCGCCCTGCCCGAGCAGGACACCGAGCGGGCGCTGCGCCGCCTGGAGTCGCAGGGCCTCGCGGCCCAGTCCTCGGCGCGCACCGGCCGCTGGGTCGCGGCGCCGCCCGGGGTCGCGCTGGGCGCGCTCCTCACCCAGCAGCGCCACGAGCTGGAGCAGGCCGAGCTGGCGGCCAAGCTGCTCGCCGAGGAGTACCGGGCCGAGGCCGAGGAGGCGGCCGTGCACGACCTGGTGGAGGTGGTGACCGGCGCGAGCGCCGTGACGCACCGCTTCCTCCAGCTCCAGCTGGGCGCCCAGGAGGAGGTCTGCGCCCTGGTCACGGGCAAGCCGATCGCGGTCTCCGGGATGGAGAACGACGCGGAGGAACAGGCGGCGGGCCGGGGCGTCCGCTACCGGGTGGTCCTGGAGCGCGAGGTGCTCAGCCTCCCGACCGGGCTGCTCGAACTGTCGGCGGCGCTCGGCCGGGAGGAGAAGGTCCGCGTCGCCGACCGGGTCCCCACGAAGCTCGTCGTCGCCGACCGGTCCCTGGCCATGGTGCCGCTGACCGGGCGGGGCGCCGAGCCCGCGGCGATCGTCGTGCACGCGAGCGGGCTCCTGGAATCGCTGATGGGCCTCTTCGAGTCGGTGTGGCGGGAGGCCCTGCCGCTGCGGCTCGGGGCGGGCGCGCAGATCACCGAGGACGAGGCGCCGGGCCCGGACGTGATGGACCTGGAGATCCTGTCGCTGCTGCTCGCCGGGATGACCGACGCGAGCGTGGCGAAGCAGCTGGACCTGGGGCTGCGGACCGTGCAGCGGCGGGTGAAGGGGCTGATGGAGCTGACCGGGGTGACGACCCGGCTGCAGCTCGGCTGGCACGCGTACGAGAAGGGCTGGGTCGCCCGCGGCTGA
- a CDS encoding S8 family serine peptidase: MRPISRTALGVATAVVLAVTAVAPSMADEPKDDTTGKRPLVGSEAAARSGDGARTATVTLVTGDRVLVTRDAEGNPAATALPREDGTVPLVQTRRSGQDLYVYPEDATAALAAGRVDEQLFNVTGLIRQGYDDSATTTLPLIAVYGSDLARSVPAAPRGARRGKVLKAVDGVALTAEKKQAATFWAEISAPNARSASGLKKLWLDRKVQATLEQSTKQIHAPEAWAAGYDGKGTKVAVLDTGADAEHPDLKGRIVASENFTDSDTTGDHQGHGTHTISTVGGSGAASDGRKKGVAPGADLLNGKVLNDSGSGAASWIIAGMEWAVAQGADVVSMSLGSPEPTDCTDPMSVAAEELAQNKGTLFVIAAGNSGPTHNTVSSPGCAPGVLTVGATDRDDSTAWFSSRGPTIVNHTLKPEIAAPGVGISAAAAGGRGVYAYQSMSGTSMATPHVAGAAAIVKQRHPDWTAQQIKSALVASADSSVPGDVREVGGGRLDVKAAVDQTVLSAPAVQGGTFDWPQDKSDRTTVSVPYTNTSGAPVTLDLAVEKVTGNDGSAVRSSVARLGRRTVTVPAGATVEVPLDLAPDARLERAQYGDVTGRVVATGPGGIHVSTPFSLYVEPETVTLRVKLIDRHGNPASGASSLDVIGTDTATGERRFNEGAADQVYRLRPGSYFLSSFVTTPDAGEGATLNDSLSYLGRPQVELKKDTTVVLDARTAHRLSVKTDKPSELRGATLAFARSWDDFWLHAGTATGPRTLRGYYASVEGRADEGDFEFGSYWRAAAPQITSLTTGDGLALHPLTASLGSDNLDGTGSARLVDAGTGTPDELKAAGVQGRVALVRLPDGSTAAGTLARNAKAAGAVAVVTYHSAPGRWYPTGGFTGLGLPVLAVPSTEATALLGRLAAGEVTLAWNATAKSPYLYNLAFPETGAIRDDEEYRVHDARLGRTESTYGSAGITTDFTDFPAAYRPNGLGISFGSLETVPAPGTRTEYYSAGDTAWQQMVNSSFPFGEIMMGVRHAYAPGERRTEKWYDGVIAPTAPRDTTGKPVLVAERQGNLIGFADAMWGDSTHHAEPGSFGDIGNVRLSRDGEVLGESGWPFGVFEVPAEAGTYTLEQNTMKIGSKVWARSTSVNSVWKFTSKLDESVYSQGIPILFPRYNLPVDGLKTLAATDGQHIGLTATGHAGYTPAALTSAKLSYSYDGGTTWTEAQVSQQGDGWTATVNHAGATGRQVTLKTELTDANGNSVTQTVVRAYDVR, translated from the coding sequence ATGCGCCCGATTTCGCGTACGGCCCTGGGGGTGGCGACCGCCGTCGTCCTGGCCGTCACCGCGGTCGCGCCGTCCATGGCCGATGAGCCGAAGGACGACACGACCGGCAAGCGACCGCTGGTCGGCAGCGAGGCCGCGGCCCGCTCCGGCGACGGAGCCAGGACCGCCACGGTCACCCTGGTCACCGGCGACCGCGTCCTGGTCACCCGCGACGCCGAAGGCAACCCGGCGGCCACGGCCCTGCCCCGCGAGGACGGGACCGTCCCCCTGGTGCAGACCCGCCGCTCCGGCCAGGACCTGTACGTCTACCCCGAGGACGCCACCGCCGCGCTCGCCGCCGGACGCGTCGACGAGCAGCTCTTCAACGTCACGGGCCTGATCCGCCAGGGCTACGACGACTCCGCCACCACCACGCTGCCCCTCATCGCGGTCTACGGCTCCGACCTCGCCCGCTCCGTCCCCGCCGCCCCCCGCGGCGCCAGGCGCGGCAAGGTCCTCAAGGCCGTCGACGGCGTCGCGCTCACGGCCGAGAAGAAGCAGGCCGCCACCTTCTGGGCGGAGATCAGCGCCCCGAACGCCCGCTCCGCCTCCGGCCTGAAGAAGCTCTGGCTCGACCGCAAGGTCCAGGCCACCCTGGAGCAGTCGACGAAGCAGATCCACGCCCCCGAGGCCTGGGCCGCCGGCTACGACGGCAAGGGCACCAAGGTCGCCGTCCTCGACACCGGCGCCGACGCCGAGCACCCCGACCTCAAGGGCCGCATCGTCGCCTCGGAGAACTTCACCGACTCCGACACCACCGGCGACCACCAGGGCCACGGCACCCACACCATCTCCACCGTCGGCGGCTCCGGCGCCGCGAGCGACGGCAGGAAGAAGGGCGTCGCCCCCGGCGCCGACCTCCTCAACGGCAAGGTCCTCAACGACTCCGGCTCCGGCGCCGCCTCCTGGATCATCGCCGGCATGGAATGGGCCGTCGCCCAGGGCGCCGACGTCGTCTCCATGAGCCTCGGCAGCCCCGAACCCACCGACTGCACCGACCCGATGAGCGTCGCCGCCGAGGAACTCGCCCAGAACAAGGGCACGCTCTTCGTCATCGCCGCGGGCAACTCGGGCCCCACGCACAACACCGTCTCCTCGCCCGGCTGCGCGCCCGGCGTGCTCACCGTCGGCGCCACCGACCGCGACGACTCCACCGCCTGGTTCTCCAGCCGCGGCCCGACGATCGTGAACCACACCCTCAAGCCCGAGATCGCCGCGCCCGGCGTCGGCATCTCCGCCGCGGCGGCCGGCGGCCGGGGCGTGTACGCGTACCAGTCCATGTCCGGTACGTCGATGGCGACCCCGCACGTCGCGGGCGCCGCCGCCATCGTCAAGCAGCGCCACCCCGACTGGACCGCGCAGCAGATCAAGTCCGCGCTCGTCGCCTCCGCCGACAGCTCGGTCCCCGGCGACGTCCGCGAGGTCGGCGGCGGCCGCCTCGACGTCAAGGCCGCCGTCGACCAGACGGTCCTGAGCGCCCCCGCCGTCCAGGGCGGCACCTTCGACTGGCCGCAGGACAAGAGCGACCGCACCACGGTCTCCGTGCCGTACACCAACACCTCCGGCGCCCCGGTCACCCTCGACCTGGCCGTCGAGAAGGTCACCGGCAACGACGGCTCCGCCGTCCGGTCCTCGGTCGCCCGCCTCGGCAGGCGCACCGTCACCGTCCCCGCCGGCGCCACCGTCGAGGTCCCGCTCGACCTCGCCCCCGACGCCCGCCTGGAGCGCGCCCAGTACGGCGACGTCACCGGCCGCGTCGTCGCCACCGGCCCCGGCGGCATCCACGTCTCCACCCCGTTCTCGCTGTACGTGGAGCCCGAGACGGTCACCCTGCGCGTCAAGCTGATCGACCGTCACGGCAACCCGGCCTCCGGCGCCTCCTCCCTCGACGTCATCGGCACCGACACCGCCACCGGCGAGCGCCGCTTCAACGAAGGAGCCGCCGACCAGGTCTACCGCCTGCGCCCCGGCAGCTACTTCCTCTCCTCCTTCGTCACCACGCCCGACGCGGGCGAGGGCGCCACGCTGAACGACTCGCTCAGCTACCTCGGCCGCCCGCAGGTCGAGCTGAAGAAGGACACCACCGTCGTCCTCGACGCCCGCACGGCCCACCGGCTGTCGGTGAAGACCGACAAGCCCTCCGAACTCCGCGGCGCCACCCTCGCGTTCGCCCGGTCCTGGGACGACTTCTGGCTGCACGCCGGAACCGCCACCGGCCCGCGCACCCTCCGCGGCTACTACGCCTCGGTCGAAGGCCGTGCCGACGAGGGCGACTTCGAGTTCGGCAGCTACTGGCGGGCCGCCGCCCCGCAGATCACCTCGCTGACCACCGGCGACGGACTGGCCCTGCACCCGCTCACCGCCTCCCTCGGCTCCGACAACCTCGACGGCACCGGCTCCGCCCGCCTCGTCGACGCCGGAACCGGCACGCCGGACGAGCTCAAGGCCGCCGGAGTCCAGGGCCGCGTCGCCCTCGTCCGGCTCCCGGACGGCTCCACCGCCGCGGGCACCCTCGCCCGCAACGCCAAGGCCGCCGGCGCCGTCGCCGTCGTCACGTACCACTCGGCCCCCGGCCGCTGGTACCCCACCGGCGGCTTCACCGGCCTCGGTCTCCCCGTCCTCGCCGTCCCCTCCACGGAGGCGACCGCGCTCCTCGGCAGGCTCGCGGCGGGCGAGGTCACCCTCGCCTGGAACGCCACCGCGAAGAGCCCCTACCTCTACAACCTCGCCTTCCCCGAGACCGGCGCGATCCGTGACGACGAGGAGTACCGGGTCCACGACGCCCGCCTCGGCCGGACGGAATCGACCTACGGCTCGGCCGGCATCACCACCGACTTCACGGACTTCCCGGCCGCCTACCGCCCCAACGGCCTCGGCATCTCCTTCGGCTCCCTGGAGACCGTCCCCGCGCCCGGCACCCGCACCGAGTACTACTCCGCCGGTGACACCGCCTGGCAGCAGATGGTCAACAGCAGCTTCCCGTTCGGGGAGATCATGATGGGCGTCCGCCACGCGTACGCGCCCGGCGAGCGGCGCACCGAGAAGTGGTACGACGGCGTCATCGCCCCCACCGCGCCGCGCGACACCACCGGGAAGCCGGTCCTCGTCGCCGAGCGGCAGGGCAACCTCATCGGCTTCGCCGACGCCATGTGGGGCGACTCCACCCACCACGCCGAGCCCGGCTCCTTCGGCGACATCGGCAACGTGCGCCTGAGCCGTGACGGCGAGGTCCTCGGCGAGTCCGGCTGGCCGTTCGGCGTCTTCGAGGTACCGGCCGAAGCCGGGACGTACACGCTGGAACAGAACACCATGAAGATAGGCAGCAAGGTGTGGGCCCGCTCCACATCCGTCAACTCGGTGTGGAAATTCACCTCCAAGCTTGACGAGAGCGTCTATTCTCAGGGCATCCCGATTCTCTTCCCCCGGTACAACCTTCCGGTGGACGGACTGAAGACCCTCGCCGCGACCGACGGCCAGCACATCGGCCTCACCGCGACGGGTCACGCGGGCTACACCCCCGCAGCGCTCACCTCGGCGAAGCTCTCGTACTCCTACGACGGGGGCACGACCTGGACCGAAGCGCAGGTCTCCCAGCAGGGCGACGGCTGGACCGCGACCGTGAACCACGCGGGCGCGACCGGCAGGCAGGTCACCCTGAAGACCGAACTGACGGACGCCAACGGCAACTCCGTCACCCAGACCGTGGTCCGCGCTTACGACGTGCGCTGA
- a CDS encoding DUF2637 domain-containing protein, translating to MRLTDISLDWLLPGGVMVAGVLTAVAVLARGKRAGDQAAADDSWERSEERRRRKEAVYGFASYGLLFLCAAVAAALSFHGLVGFGRQNLNLAGGWEYLVPFGLDGAAMFCSVLAVREASHGDAALGSRLLVWLFAGAAAWFNWVHAPRGMGHDGAPHFFAGMSLSAAVLFDRALKQTRRAALREQGLVPRPLPQIRIVRWLRAPRETFAAWSLMLLEGVRTLDEAVDEVREDRREKEQNRLRRRDQVKLDRARLKAINRQHRAFGLGRGGGRQVEMAALGAASGTGQGPGAGSGSGSVTAAVQAAVAEPAIADPGQLPLRPRPSLQAVRGDEPRPGESRTVDLTAEDDTQALPRLDSLERKLKDLEQQFG from the coding sequence ATGAGACTGACCGACATATCGCTGGACTGGCTGCTTCCGGGTGGCGTGATGGTGGCCGGAGTCCTGACGGCGGTGGCGGTGCTCGCGCGCGGGAAGCGCGCCGGTGACCAGGCCGCGGCCGACGACTCCTGGGAACGCAGCGAGGAGCGTCGCAGACGCAAGGAGGCCGTCTACGGATTCGCCTCGTACGGGCTGCTCTTCCTCTGCGCGGCCGTCGCGGCGGCGCTCTCCTTCCACGGCCTCGTCGGCTTCGGCCGGCAGAACCTGAACCTCGCCGGGGGCTGGGAGTACCTCGTCCCCTTCGGCCTCGACGGCGCCGCCATGTTCTGCTCGGTGCTCGCGGTCCGCGAGGCCAGCCACGGCGACGCGGCCCTCGGCTCGCGCCTGCTCGTCTGGCTGTTCGCGGGCGCGGCGGCCTGGTTCAACTGGGTGCACGCACCGCGCGGCATGGGCCACGACGGGGCTCCGCACTTCTTCGCGGGCATGTCCCTCTCGGCGGCGGTCCTCTTCGACCGGGCGCTGAAGCAGACCCGCAGGGCCGCGCTGCGCGAGCAGGGCCTGGTGCCCCGTCCGCTGCCGCAGATCCGGATCGTGCGGTGGCTGAGGGCGCCCCGGGAGACCTTCGCGGCCTGGTCGCTGATGCTCCTGGAGGGCGTACGGACCCTGGACGAGGCGGTCGACGAGGTGCGCGAGGACCGGCGGGAGAAGGAGCAGAACAGGCTCCGCCGGCGCGACCAGGTCAAGCTGGACCGGGCGAGACTCAAGGCGATCAACCGTCAGCACCGGGCCTTCGGGCTCGGCCGCGGCGGCGGACGCCAGGTCGAGATGGCGGCGCTGGGCGCCGCTTCCGGCACCGGCCAGGGCCCGGGTGCGGGCAGTGGTTCGGGCTCCGTGACGGCCGCCGTGCAGGCGGCCGTCGCGGAGCCCGCCATAGCGGACCCCGGACAGCTGCCGCTTCGACCCCGGCCCTCCCTGCAAGCCGTCAGGGGCGATGAGCCCCGCCCCGGCGAGTCCCGGACGGTGGACCTCACCGCCGAGGACGACACCCAGGCGCTGCCGCGTCTCGACTCCCTGGAGCGCAAGCTCAAGGATCTGGAGCAGCAGTTCGGCTGA
- a CDS encoding PPOX class F420-dependent oxidoreductase, with protein MRDFDGFSEVERAYLTESRRLGRLATVDPSGQPQANPVVFFPQDDDTVLVGGIAMGRTKKWRNLWQNPKLALVVDDLASVRPWHVRGVEIRGEAELLVGPHTLGPHFSEEVIRIHPRRVHSWGLEDYVPGSAGAR; from the coding sequence ATGAGGGATTTCGATGGCTTCAGCGAGGTCGAGCGCGCCTATCTCACGGAGAGCCGGCGGCTCGGCCGGCTGGCGACCGTCGACCCGTCCGGCCAGCCGCAGGCCAACCCGGTGGTCTTCTTCCCGCAGGACGACGACACGGTCCTGGTGGGCGGGATCGCCATGGGCCGGACGAAGAAGTGGCGCAACCTGTGGCAGAACCCGAAGCTGGCGCTGGTCGTCGACGACCTCGCGAGCGTCCGCCCCTGGCACGTGCGGGGCGTCGAGATCCGCGGCGAGGCGGAACTCCTCGTGGGCCCGCACACCCTGGGGCCGCACTTCAGCGAGGAGGTCATCCGGATCCACCCGCGCCGGGTGCACAGCTGGGGCCTGGAGGACTACGTCCCGGGGAGCGCCGGGGCAAGGTAG